The following proteins are encoded in a genomic region of Tenacibaculum sp. 190524A05c:
- the trpC gene encoding indole-3-glycerol phosphate synthase TrpC → MTILEKIINFKKQEIAKIKSEVPVKKLVESPKFKRTPISLKASLTEEGSTGIIAEFKRQSPSKGIINDQVSVTEVTNGYLDANVAAQSILTDTSFFGGTMADLMEARTINTIKPILRKDFVVDGFQIVEAKAIGADVILLIAACLTAEEIKNYGQLANDLGLEVLYEVHNQQDLDKISDLDNKIIGINNRDLKTFKVDLEHSINLANQIPSSAIKVSESGISNPRIVTGLKEYGFQGFLIGENFMKEENPGEACLDFINQIR, encoded by the coding sequence ATGACAATTTTAGAGAAGATTATAAATTTCAAAAAGCAGGAAATAGCTAAAATAAAGTCTGAAGTTCCTGTTAAAAAATTAGTAGAAAGTCCAAAGTTTAAAAGAACTCCAATTTCTTTAAAAGCTTCGTTAACTGAAGAAGGTTCAACAGGAATTATTGCAGAATTTAAAAGACAATCTCCTTCGAAAGGAATTATCAACGATCAGGTTTCTGTTACTGAAGTTACGAATGGATATTTAGATGCAAATGTTGCAGCACAGTCTATCTTAACGGATACTTCTTTTTTCGGAGGAACGATGGCAGATTTAATGGAAGCAAGAACTATTAATACGATCAAGCCAATTTTACGTAAAGATTTTGTTGTTGATGGTTTTCAAATTGTAGAAGCAAAAGCTATTGGAGCGGATGTGATTTTACTAATTGCGGCTTGTTTAACTGCAGAAGAAATTAAGAATTATGGACAATTAGCTAACGATCTTGGGTTAGAGGTTTTATATGAAGTTCATAATCAACAAGATTTAGATAAAATTTCTGATTTAGACAATAAGATTATAGGAATCAATAATCGTGATTTAAAAACCTTTAAAGTTGATTTAGAACATTCTATCAATTTAGCAAATCAAATACCAAGTTCGGCAATTAAAGTTTCTGAAAGTGGAATTAGCAATCCAAGAATTGTTACAGGATTAAAAGAGTACGGTTTTCAAGGGTTTTTAATCGGAGAAAACTTTATGAAAGAAGAAAATCCAGGAGAAGCTTGTTTAGATTTTATAAATCAAATCAGATAA
- a CDS encoding phosphoribosylanthranilate isomerase: MKLKVCGMKYVDNIRQVAELKPDYLGFIFYERSKRNFEGIIPEIPKGIKKTGVFVNEYLEILVSLAEEYKLEALQLHGDESVAYIQEIKKHLPKVEIIKVFGIKDAFDFSILEAYESVVDYFLFDTKGKERGGNGVVFDWTVLKNYPSTKPFFLSGGIGLEEVTAVKEISKTNLPIYAIDVNSKFETEPGLKSIKKLKKFKNEI, from the coding sequence ATGAAGCTGAAAGTTTGTGGTATGAAATACGTAGATAATATTCGGCAAGTTGCTGAATTAAAACCTGATTATTTAGGTTTTATCTTCTACGAAAGATCTAAAAGAAACTTTGAAGGTATTATACCTGAAATACCGAAAGGAATAAAAAAGACAGGTGTATTTGTAAATGAATATTTAGAGATTTTAGTTTCACTTGCTGAAGAGTATAAGTTAGAAGCTTTACAGTTGCACGGAGACGAATCTGTAGCCTATATTCAAGAAATAAAAAAGCATTTGCCAAAAGTTGAAATCATTAAAGTTTTTGGAATTAAAGACGCTTTTGATTTTTCAATTCTTGAAGCATACGAATCAGTAGTAGATTATTTCTTATTTGATACTAAAGGAAAAGAAAGAGGAGGAAATGGAGTTGTATTCGATTGGACAGTGTTGAAAAATTATCCTTCAACAAAACCATTTTTTTTAAGTGGAGGAATTGGTTTAGAAGAAGTAACTGCTGTAAAAGAAATAAGCAAAACCAATTTACCAATTTATGCTATTGACGTAAACAGTAAATTTGAAACAGAACCCGGTTTAAAATCTATAAAAAAACTTAAAAAGTTTAAAAATGAAATATAA